The sequence GTGCGACACACGGTGCACGGTCCCAAGGGCGATCTGGACGTGATGATCATCGCGCTGCGCGCCCCGGCCGACGGCCCGATCGGCGACTCCGGGCTGGTGGTCTCCGACGGTGTGACGACCCTTTTCAATATGAACGACTCCCGTCCGATCGACCTGGACGTGCTGAAAGCCTTCGATTCGATCGACGTGCACCTGCTGCAGTACTCCGGGGCGATCTGGTACCCGATGGTCTACGACATGCCGGCCCGGGCCAAGGAGGCATTCGGCACCCAGAAACGCCAGCGGCAGATGGACCGCGCCCGCCAGTACGTCGCCCACGTCGGGGCACCGTGGGTGGTGCCGTCCGCGGGTCCGCCGTGCTTTCTGGATTCCGAGCTGCGTTACCTCAACGACGATCACGGCGATCCGGCCAACATCTTCCCCGACGAGATGGTGTTCTTGGACCAGCTACGCCGCAACGGTCACCACGGCGGGTTGCTGATGATTCCAGGAAGCACCGCGAGTTTCACCGGAGCACAGCTGGATTCGCTGACCCACCCGCTGGACGACGCCGATGTCGAGGCCATCTTCACCACCGGCAAGGCGGACTACATCGCCGCTTACGCCGATCGGATGGCGCCGGTGCTGGCCGCCGAGAAGGCATCCTGGGCGCCGGCGGCCGGGCCGGCGATGCTCGAATCGCTACGCGCACTGTTCGAGCCGATCATGGCCCGCAGCAACGAGATCTGCGACGGCATCGGCTATCCGGTCGAGCTGGTGTTGGACGGGCGGGATCACCGCGGGGGAGCGCACACCGAGACGGTGGTGCTGGACTTCCCCAAACGCATGGTGCGCGAGCCGATTCCCGGTGAGAAGTTCCGTTACGGCTTCGGCATTCCGCCCGAGCTGGTGCGGACCGTGCTGCGCGACGGAGAACCGGACTGGGTCAACACCATCTTCTTGTCCACCCGGTTCACCGCGTGGCGGGTCGGCGGTTACAACGAGTACCTCTACACCTTCTTCAAGTGCCTCACCGAGGACCGGATCGTCTACGCCGAAGGCTGGTTCGGCGAGAGCCACGACGACTCGGCCACCATCACACTGGGCGACTGGCAGATTCAGCGTCGCTGCCCCCACATGAAGGCCGACCTGTCCAAGTTCGGAGTGGTCGAGGGCGACACCCTGATCTGCAACCAGCACGGCTGGGAATGGGATCTCAAGACCGGTCGCTGCCTGACCGCCAAGGGCCACGAATTGCGCTGCGAGAAGCTGTGACCGGCGGCTCCTACGACGACGGATTGGTCGTCCTGGACAGCCAGGCGATCACGTTGCGCCGCTACCACTTCCCCTCCGGTACCGCGAAGGTGATCCCGCTGTCGGCAGTCCGCGGCTACCGCGCTGAGCCGCTGGGCATGCTGACCCACCGATTCCGGATCTGGGGCAGCTCGGATCTGCGGCGCTGGCTGCCGCTGGATATCAGCCGGCCGATGCGCTCCACCCTGATCACCCTGGAGCTGCACGGCGACCCGTGGCCGCACCCGGCGTTCACCCCGGCGGACCCGGAGACCTTCCGGGCGTTGCTCGACGAGCTGTTGGCCGCCCAGCGGTAATTGCCGCCCGGTGTGCGCTCAGCGGTCGGCCAAGACTTGATGGGCGGCGTTGTAGCCCGGGATGAACGTGATCCCGGGTCCGCCGTGACAACCCGCGCTGCCCAGATACAGCCCTGCCACCGGTAACGGCTGGCCGAGGAAGCCCCGCGGCCCGGGCCGGTTGGGGCCGATCTGATCCGGGTTGAGCAGGCCGTGGCAGTAGTCGCCGCCGGGCGCACCGAACATAGTGCCCATATGACGCGGGGTGAAGGTGGTGTGCCGGGTGATGCTGCGCTCGAAATTCGGTGCCAGCCTGGTGATCTTGTCGATCACCCGCTGCCCCATCTCGACCTTCATCTCGCCGTAGTTGCCGTCGCCCTCGATGGGGAACCACAGTGCGAATGCCGACGCGGCGTGCTTGCCGGGTGGGGCCAGCTCGGGATCGTGCAGCGACGGGATCTGCAGCACCACGGTCGGGTCGGCCGGAACGATGCCGTGGCGCGCATCCTCCCACTGCTGCTGAACCTCCTCGGGCGTGCAGAAGATCCCGACGGAGGCCTGCATGGCGGGGTCGTTCAGCGCCTCGTACGGCGCGGCGAACTCCGGCGCCTCCTCCAGCGCGAAATGCATCTGTAGATAGCTGCCGCGATGGTCGGTGCGGGCGTAGCGGGCGCGCACGTCGTCTGGGACCGAAGCCGGGTCGAGCAGTCCGGTGACGGTGACGTCGGGGGCGATGGCCGACGCCACCACCGGTGCGCTCACGGTGTCGCCGGATTCCGTACGCACCCCCGAGACCCGGCCGTCGGCCACCACGATCTCGCTCACCGTGGTGCGCAGCCGCAACTCGCCACCGAGCCCGGTGAACGTATCGCGCAGATGCCCGGTGAGCGCGCCGATTCCACCGCGCAGCTTCTTCATCAGCACGGTGTTCTCGTCGGGCACCCCCAGGCCGTAGGCCAGCGCCGCGGCACTGCCGGGGGTGGACGGTCCGCGGTAGAGGGTGTTGACGGCCAGCACGGTGAAGGAGCCACGCAACGCCGCGTGCTTCTCCCGGTCGGGCAGGTAGCGGTCCAGCACGTCGGTGACCGAACCGAACAGCATGTCGTCGATAGCTGACCGTTCGAATTCGTTTGTGGCGCAGGCATACATCTCGTCGAGTGACTTCGGCGGCCGGCCCGCCTCGAAGCGGCCCAACGCCCGGGTGGGGGCCTGACTCCAGCCCAGCAGCCCGGCCATGCCGTTGACCGCCTCGGCGCCGTGCACCTCGCTGAGGTGGGTGAACAGCTTCATCGGGTCGGTGTACTGGATCAGCGGGTCATCACCGACACCACGCATCGCCACCGACATGACCTCGAGGTCGATGCTCTCCAGACCGTCGAGGCCCAGCTCGGCGCTGACCGCGGCCGACGTCGGGAACTGCACCGAGCCGGCGATCTCGAACCGGTAGCCGTCGAACAGTTCCACCGTGGAGGCCATTCCCCCGGCGTAGCGCCCGGCCTCCAGGCACAGCGTGCGTAGTCCGGCGCGCTGCAGGATGAGCGCCGCGGCCAGGCCGTTGTGTCCGGCGCCTATGACAATCGCGTCGTAATCGGTCATCCACGCGCCCCTTCCCGCTTTCCGGGAACGCTGGCACGCGCAGATTGTTTTGTCAATATTGACGTAACTAAAGGTTGCTCAGCGAGTCCAGCGCGGTACGGCACATTCGGGCCAACTCGGCCAGCGAGCGGTCCGCACCCAGCATCCAGACCTCCATCGCCGCGAACACCGCCGCTGCGATACAGCGCGCCGTCACGGCGACTCGCAGCGGGTCAGCGGGTTCGTGCGATGTGGTGGCCCGCAGCCGCTCGGCCACCGCATCGGCGAAATCGGCCTCCACCTGCCGGATGTGGCGAACGATGCGCTCCGGGTCGAGTTCCTCGGCGCGCAGCGCGGCGATACGGGTGACCGCCTCGACGTCGTAGGGGAACGCGAAGATCGCCGCCTGGACTGCCTCGATCATCGGCTCAGCCGGTGGACGGGCGGCCAGGGCGCTGCGGAACCACTGCAGTCCGGCGTCGTAATCGGCGAACAGCAGATCGTGCTTCGAGGTGAAGTGCCGGTAGAAGGTCCGCAGCGACACTCCGGCGTCGGCGGCGATCTGCTCGGCGGAGGTGTCCTCCACACCCTGCGCCAGGAATCGGACCAGCGCGGCCTGGCGCAATGCTTCGCGGGTCCGTTCGCTGCGCGCGGTCTGTGGCGCTCGGGGCATGCCGGTAAACGTACCCCAGTGCCTCAGCTCCACGCGCGCCGAAAATGTCATTATTGACAAAACTTGCGGCGCGTGATGAGACTGGCCGCATGATCTCGCTCATCGTGCATGCAGTGCTGGGCCTGGCGACCATCTGGTGGATCGTGGCATCCAACCGAGCGGTCTTTGCGAAACCCGCTGGGGGCGGCGCGTTCTCACCCCTGGAGGTCGTGTACTACCTGATCGGTATCGCCTCGATTGCGCTGGGCTGGTACTTCAACATTCGCTTCGTCCAGGAATACGCGCACGGCCCCAACCACAATCCGATCTGGGGGCCGGGCAGCTGGACGCAGTACATCCAGCTGATGTTCACCAATCCGGCTGCCGGTTCGGCCAGCCAGGACTACACGATCATCAATGTCGTTCTGCTGCCGCTGTTCACCATCATCGACGGCTACCGGCGTGGGTTGCGGCGCCCGTGGCTGTACTTCGTGTCGAGTCTGTTCACCAGCTGCGCGTTCGCCTACGCCTTCTACTTCGCCACCATCGAGCGCCAGCACCGGCACGCTAAGGCCGCGGCCTAGCAGGGTCGTTGCAGGACCACCTCCAAACGCACCGCGATAGGCTGGCCGCGTCGACAGGAGGAATGTCGTGGCCAAGCCGGTGGCGCCGCGCGGATCCGCGCGCGAGCGAGTGCTGCAGGCGGCGTTGGCCCTGTTCGTGGAGCACAGCGTGGGCGGTACGTCCATGCAGATGATCGCCGACCGGCTGGGTGTGAGTAAGCCGGCCGTCTACTACCAATTCCGGTCCCGGGACGACATCGTCGTTGCGCTGGTGGAGCCGATGTTCGACGACATCGGGCGGGTCATCAAGATCGCCCAGGCCATGCCGTCCCAGCAGGGCAAGCGGGACGTGACGGTCAGCGGCGTCGTCGAGCTCGCCGTCCGATACCGCCGGCTCACATTCCTGTTCTACGACCGTGCCGTAGAGCACGCCGTGCGATCCCGCGAAGATTTCATGGCCGCGGGCCAAGACGTGGCGGCGATCCTGCAGGGGCCCGAGCCGGACGCGACAGCCCGTGTCATCACCACGGCGCTGATGGCGGGAACCTTCACCGCGGCAGCCGATCCGGAGCTCGAAGACATCTCCGACGAAGAGCTGCACGAGCTCCTGCTGGCGACCGCGCGCCGGGTGATGGAACCGCTGACCTGAGGGTCCTCACCAAGTTCCGCGGTGCGCTCCGCCGCCGGAGCCGACGAACTCGTCGCGCGGATTCTGCGGCAGCGGCGCCGGCCACGGTACCGGTTTGGGCCGCTCGCGCGGCACCTGCGGCCACCAGAACCACTTGCCCAGCAGGGTGGCGATCGACGGGGTCATGAAGGAACGGATGATCAGCGTGTCGAGCAGCAGACCCAACCCGATGGTGGTGCCCACCTGGCCGACCACCCGCAGTTCGCTGATCGCCATCGTCATCATGGTGAGGGCGAACACCAGCCCAGCTGCCGTCACCACCGATCCACTGCCGCCCATGGCCCGGATCATGCCGGTGTGCAGTCCGGCGTGGATCTCCTCCCGCAGGCGGGACACCAACAGCAGGTTGTAGTCGGCACCCACCGCCAGCAGGATGATCACCGCCATGGCCAACACCATCCAGTGCACCGGCAGGCCGATGATGTGTTGCCACAGCAGCACCGACATACCGAAGGCCGTGCCGAGCGACACCACCACGGTGCCCACGATCACCAAGGCCGCCACCACCGCGCGAGTGATCACCAGCATGATGATGAAGATCAGGCACAGCGCCGCGACTCCGGCGATCATCAGGTCGTAGTTGGAGCCCTCCTGCATGTCCTTGAACATCGCGGCGGTGCCGCCGACGTAGATCTTGGAGCCCTCCCACGGAGTGGTCTTGATGGCCTCTTTGGCGGCGAGCTTGATCGCGTCGATGTGCTCGATGCCATCGGCGCTCAGCGGGTCTCCCTCGTGGGTGATGACGAACCGCACGCCGTGGCCGTTCGGAGACACGAACATCTTCATGCCGCGCTGGAATTCGGCATTGTCGAAGATCTCCGGCGGCAGGTAGAACGAGTCGTCGTTGCGAGCCTTGTCGAAGGCCTCTCCCATCGCGGCGGGATCTCCCTGGGCCTCCAGCCGCTGCTGGGCCAGGCCATTCTGGGTGGCATAGGTGGACAGCATCATGTCCTTGGCGTTCTTCATCATCTGGATCATCGGCGGCATCAGCGTGAGCATCTGCGGCAGCTGGGCGGCCATGGCGTCCATGTCCGGAACGATCTGCTTGAAGCTGTCGGTCATCGTGTCGACACCGTCCATGGCGTCGAACACCGATCGCAGCGAATAGCAGACCGGGATGTCGAAACAGTGCGGCTCCCAGTAGAAGTAGCTGCGCATCGGCCGGAAGAAGTCGTCGAAGTTGGCGATCTTGTCGCGCAGTTCCTCGATGTCGGAGACCATCAGGTGCATCTTGCCGACCATGCGGCCCATGGTGGCGTTCATCTGTTCCATCAGCTCGATCATCTTCGTCATGGTTTCGATCTGACCCTGCATATCCTCGGCCTGGGCCAGCATCTCCGCGGTGCGGTCGTCGTTGAACTTGCGCGTCATCTCCGAACTCACCGCCTGCATGCCCATCATGTAGCCGAAGGTGGAGTGCTCCATCGGGATGCCCTGTGGCCGGGTGATGGACATGACCCGGGAGATACCGGGAACCGCGGTGACCCGCTTGGCGATTCGCTCGATGATCAGGAAGTCCGCGGAGTTACGGACGTCATGGTCGGTTTCGACCATCAGCATCTCGGGGTTCATCCGCGCCGAGGGGAAATGCCGGTCCGAAGCCAGGAAGCCCTGGTTAGCGGGTAGGTCGGCCGGCATATAGGCGCGGTCGTTGTAACCGGGCTTGTAGCCGGGCAGGGCCAGGATCCCGACCAGGGCAACCGCGGTCGCTCCGATAAGAATGGGTCCCGGCCAACGGCTCACGGCCGCACCGATTTTACGCCAGCCCCGGCCACGATTGGCTCGCTTGGGCTCCAGCAGCGTGCCGAACCGGCTGGCCACCGTGATGACGGCCGCCCCCATCGTCAGCGAGGTGATGACCACGATCGTCATCCCGATCCCCAACGGAATACCCAGCGACCGGAAGTAGGGCAACCGGGTGAAGTGCAGGCACAGCGTGGCGCCCGCGATCGTCATGCCGGAGCCGAGCACCACATGCGCGGTACTGCGAAACATGGTGTAGTAGGCCTGTTCTCGGTCCTCGCCGGCGCTGCGAGCCTCCTGGTATCGGCCGATCAGGAAGATCGCGTAGTCGGTGGCCGCCGCGATCGCCAGGGTCACCAACAGGCTGGTGGCGAACGGTGAGAGCCCGATCAGACCGTTATAGCCCAACAGCGCCACGATGCTGCGGGCCGACATCAGCCCCGTCATCACCATCGACAGCGCCAGCAGCACGGTGGTGATGGACCGATAGACCATCAGCATCATGGTGATGATGACCACGAAGGTCAGCCCCTCGATCATGTGCATACTGCGGGTGCCGGCATTGTTCTGATCGGCCGACAGCGCCGCACCCCCGGTCACGTAAGCCTTGACACCCGGTGGCGCCGTGACACTCTCGACGGCCTGCTGGACCGCCTTGACCGATTCGTTGGCCAGCGCCTCGCCCTGGTTGCCGGCGGTGTAGATCTGCACATAGGCGCACTTGCCGTCGGGACTCTGGGCGCCGGCCGCGGTCAGGCGGTCGCCCCAGAAGTCCTGGATGTGTTCGACGTGGGTGGTGTCGGCCTTGAGTTTGGCGATGATCGCGTCGTAATAGTGGTGGGCATCCGCGCCCAACGACTGCTCGCCTTCGATCACCAGCATGACCGAGCTGTTGGAACTGAACTCTTCGAACAGCTGGCCCTGGCGTTTGATCGCGATCATCGACGGCGCGTCGTCCGGTGTCATCTGCACCGCGGCCGTCTCGGCAACCTTCTCCAGTTGCGGAACGGTCGCGTTTGCCAAGACGATGATTCCGATCCACCCCAGCATGATCGGAATAGCAAGGCGTCGAATCCATTTGGCGATAAATCCGCGCTCGGCGCCGTGGGAGGGGGTGTCGGTCGGTGTGCTCATGCGGATTTCACCAGACAAAAGGTCAGGGCGCTGTAGCCGGTGGCGGTTCGTTCGTCTTTGAGCTCGTTGTCGATGCTGATGCGACAGCCCAGGGTGGAACCCTTGCCCTGCGCGAAGAGATTCGGCGACACCGCGGACAACGTGGTGCTCAGGGTCACCGACCAGGGCAGCGTTGCGGCATCGACGTGCTGCGGCCTGCTGTCGAGGTCAAGATAGCTGATGTCGGCGGTGGCGCCGGGTTCACCGAAGACCTCGTAGGTGACGACCTTCGGGTTGTACGGCTTGGTGTCGTCGACCTTGGTGCTGATGAGGTTGGAATTCTCGCCGCCGAAGTAGGTGCGCAGCCGCAGCACGGTCAGCGTCCCGACCACCACCACGGCAACGATGAGCAACGGCATCCACGCGCGCCTCAGCGGATTCGTCGAGCGACTCGACATCGGCAACACCCCTCCTCCCTGGACCTGCGGTTAAGTACGACGAAAGGCAAAATTATACGATCGATAAAGTAGAATCAAGCGATCGGTCAGTCTTAGCGTGCGGCGTGGCTCACGCCGGTGAACGGTCGGCCCGACAGCAGGAGGCATGCAGTGGCGAAGACGATGGCGCCGCGGGGATTCGCGCGGGACCGAGTGCTGGAGGCCGCGCAAGGACTGTTCGCCGAGCACGGGGTGAGCGGCACGTCGCTGCAGATGATCGCCGACCGGCTAGGGGTCAACAAGTCGGCGGTGTACTACCAGTTCCACTCCAAGGACGACATCGTGGTCGCGGTGTTCCGCCCGGTGTTCTCCGACATCGCCCGGGTGGTCACGATCGCCGAGGCGATCGCCTCCCGCGAGGTCCAGCGTGAGGCGACCATCAGCGGCCTCATCGAACTGGCCGTTCGGCACCGCCGCACCACTGCCCTGCTCCACACCGATCCCGCCGTGGTAGGGGTCGTCGAAGCCATCGGAGAATTCCGGGACGCCTCCCGCCGGTTGCAGACCATTTTGGCGGGACCACAGCCCGACCCGGCCACACTCATCGCGATCGCCGTTCTGGTGCCCGGAATCCTCGGTGCGGCAGCCGATCCCGCGGTTTCGGACATTCCCAACGAGGAACTGCACCGGATGTTGCTGGACTGCTCGCGCCGGCTCTTCGCCGCCTGACGCGGACCTTTTCTCACCAACTCCTTAATTCGAGGCCGCTGCAGCGGCCCGCTTTCTGTCAGTGGCCCGAACTAGTGTTCGAATTATGGGTAGGAGCGCGGTCGCGGATCGAGACACTGTCTTCGGCTGTCTTGAGGCGATCGAGGCCGCGTCTCGGCAGCTGGCGGAGTCTTCCTTCGACGGGCTCGACGCCGAGGAGTTGATGTCCGTGCTGGTGCGCCGCGAGAAGCTGGCCTGGCGGGCACCCGCGATCGATCACCGGATCCTGGCTCGCATGGTCGCTGAGAGCAATTCCGGGTTGCTCGGGGCGTGCTCGCTGACCAAAGCCCTGACCGAACGGCTGCGGATCAGCCGCGCCGACGCCAGGCGCCGGGTCGCGGAAGCCGCCCAGTTGGGGCCGCGCACCGCGATGACCGGGGAACCACTGCAGCCGGTGCTGTCGGCGCTGGCGGCCGCCCAAGCCTCCGGGCAGATCGGTCCCGAGCACGTGGCGATCGCCCGCAAGGCATACGCGAAAATCCCTGCCACGGTCCCGGCCGACAAGCGGGACCAAGTCGACCAGCATCTGGCCGCGCTCGCCGGTGAATACGGACCAGAC is a genomic window of Mycolicibacter heraklionensis containing:
- a CDS encoding MBL fold metallo-hydrolase, translated to MQVTSVGHAGFRIETTAGSILCDPWVNPAYFASWFPFPDNSSLNWDALGDCDYLYISHLHHDHFDPQHLADHVNKDAVVLLPDYPVPDLRRELEALGFHRFFETTDSVRHTVHGPKGDLDVMIIALRAPADGPIGDSGLVVSDGVTTLFNMNDSRPIDLDVLKAFDSIDVHLLQYSGAIWYPMVYDMPARAKEAFGTQKRQRQMDRARQYVAHVGAPWVVPSAGPPCFLDSELRYLNDDHGDPANIFPDEMVFLDQLRRNGHHGGLLMIPGSTASFTGAQLDSLTHPLDDADVEAIFTTGKADYIAAYADRMAPVLAAEKASWAPAAGPAMLESLRALFEPIMARSNEICDGIGYPVELVLDGRDHRGGAHTETVVLDFPKRMVREPIPGEKFRYGFGIPPELVRTVLRDGEPDWVNTIFLSTRFTAWRVGGYNEYLYTFFKCLTEDRIVYAEGWFGESHDDSATITLGDWQIQRRCPHMKADLSKFGVVEGDTLICNQHGWEWDLKTGRCLTAKGHELRCEKL
- a CDS encoding phytoene desaturase family protein, translated to MTDYDAIVIGAGHNGLAAALILQRAGLRTLCLEAGRYAGGMASTVELFDGYRFEIAGSVQFPTSAAVSAELGLDGLESIDLEVMSVAMRGVGDDPLIQYTDPMKLFTHLSEVHGAEAVNGMAGLLGWSQAPTRALGRFEAGRPPKSLDEMYACATNEFERSAIDDMLFGSVTDVLDRYLPDREKHAALRGSFTVLAVNTLYRGPSTPGSAAALAYGLGVPDENTVLMKKLRGGIGALTGHLRDTFTGLGGELRLRTTVSEIVVADGRVSGVRTESGDTVSAPVVASAIAPDVTVTGLLDPASVPDDVRARYARTDHRGSYLQMHFALEEAPEFAAPYEALNDPAMQASVGIFCTPEEVQQQWEDARHGIVPADPTVVLQIPSLHDPELAPPGKHAASAFALWFPIEGDGNYGEMKVEMGQRVIDKITRLAPNFERSITRHTTFTPRHMGTMFGAPGGDYCHGLLNPDQIGPNRPGPRGFLGQPLPVAGLYLGSAGCHGGPGITFIPGYNAAHQVLADR
- a CDS encoding TetR/AcrR family transcriptional regulator, translated to MPRAPQTARSERTREALRQAALVRFLAQGVEDTSAEQIAADAGVSLRTFYRHFTSKHDLLFADYDAGLQWFRSALAARPPAEPMIEAVQAAIFAFPYDVEAVTRIAALRAEELDPERIVRHIRQVEADFADAVAERLRATTSHEPADPLRVAVTARCIAAAVFAAMEVWMLGADRSLAELARMCRTALDSLSNL
- a CDS encoding DUF2834 domain-containing protein gives rise to the protein MISLIVHAVLGLATIWWIVASNRAVFAKPAGGGAFSPLEVVYYLIGIASIALGWYFNIRFVQEYAHGPNHNPIWGPGSWTQYIQLMFTNPAAGSASQDYTIINVVLLPLFTIIDGYRRGLRRPWLYFVSSLFTSCAFAYAFYFATIERQHRHAKAAA
- a CDS encoding TetR/AcrR family transcriptional regulator → MAKPVAPRGSARERVLQAALALFVEHSVGGTSMQMIADRLGVSKPAVYYQFRSRDDIVVALVEPMFDDIGRVIKIAQAMPSQQGKRDVTVSGVVELAVRYRRLTFLFYDRAVEHAVRSREDFMAAGQDVAAILQGPEPDATARVITTALMAGTFTAAADPELEDISDEELHELLLATARRVMEPLT
- a CDS encoding RND family transporter, coding for MSTPTDTPSHGAERGFIAKWIRRLAIPIMLGWIGIIVLANATVPQLEKVAETAAVQMTPDDAPSMIAIKRQGQLFEEFSSNSSVMLVIEGEQSLGADAHHYYDAIIAKLKADTTHVEHIQDFWGDRLTAAGAQSPDGKCAYVQIYTAGNQGEALANESVKAVQQAVESVTAPPGVKAYVTGGAALSADQNNAGTRSMHMIEGLTFVVIITMMLMVYRSITTVLLALSMVMTGLMSARSIVALLGYNGLIGLSPFATSLLVTLAIAAATDYAIFLIGRYQEARSAGEDREQAYYTMFRSTAHVVLGSGMTIAGATLCLHFTRLPYFRSLGIPLGIGMTIVVITSLTMGAAVITVASRFGTLLEPKRANRGRGWRKIGAAVSRWPGPILIGATAVALVGILALPGYKPGYNDRAYMPADLPANQGFLASDRHFPSARMNPEMLMVETDHDVRNSADFLIIERIAKRVTAVPGISRVMSITRPQGIPMEHSTFGYMMGMQAVSSEMTRKFNDDRTAEMLAQAEDMQGQIETMTKMIELMEQMNATMGRMVGKMHLMVSDIEELRDKIANFDDFFRPMRSYFYWEPHCFDIPVCYSLRSVFDAMDGVDTMTDSFKQIVPDMDAMAAQLPQMLTLMPPMIQMMKNAKDMMLSTYATQNGLAQQRLEAQGDPAAMGEAFDKARNDDSFYLPPEIFDNAEFQRGMKMFVSPNGHGVRFVITHEGDPLSADGIEHIDAIKLAAKEAIKTTPWEGSKIYVGGTAAMFKDMQEGSNYDLMIAGVAALCLIFIIMLVITRAVVAALVIVGTVVVSLGTAFGMSVLLWQHIIGLPVHWMVLAMAVIILLAVGADYNLLLVSRLREEIHAGLHTGMIRAMGGSGSVVTAAGLVFALTMMTMAISELRVVGQVGTTIGLGLLLDTLIIRSFMTPSIATLLGKWFWWPQVPRERPKPVPWPAPLPQNPRDEFVGSGGGAHRGTW
- a CDS encoding MmpS family transport accessory protein; this translates as MPLLIVAVVVVGTLTVLRLRTYFGGENSNLISTKVDDTKPYNPKVVTYEVFGEPGATADISYLDLDSRPQHVDAATLPWSVTLSTTLSAVSPNLFAQGKGSTLGCRISIDNELKDERTATGYSALTFCLVKSA
- a CDS encoding TetR/AcrR family transcriptional regulator, giving the protein MAKTMAPRGFARDRVLEAAQGLFAEHGVSGTSLQMIADRLGVNKSAVYYQFHSKDDIVVAVFRPVFSDIARVVTIAEAIASREVQREATISGLIELAVRHRRTTALLHTDPAVVGVVEAIGEFRDASRRLQTILAGPQPDPATLIAIAVLVPGILGAAADPAVSDIPNEELHRMLLDCSRRLFAA